The segment CGTAGTACCGCTTGCTGCCGTCGCCGAGCAGGCGGCGGATGGCCTCCAGTGCGTCCCGGTTCTCCGAGATCCAGGGCAGCATGGGGAAGGAGTACACCGGGATGCCGGCCTCGCCGGCGTTGGCGGTTTCGCGGTCGAGCAGCACCTTTTCGAAGGGAAGCGCGGGATGCAGCAGAGTAATCACGCCGTCGTAGTGCTGGAACTTGAGGCTCTTCAGGTCGTCCAGGTCGGGGTAGGGACCGAAGGTCAGGTTGCGGGAGAGCTGCTGGACGCGGGCGCGCCGCTCGGCGATGATGCCGACTCCGGTGTCCAGGAACATGACGAAGGCGGCGCCGGCTGCGACCACGACGAGCAGCAGGACGAGATGCGCCTGCCGCGGGCGATAGGTGCGCCCGAGTGCAAGGCGGTAATAGAGCGCGGTGACCGCCAGGGCGATCAGGCCCCAGGCGAAGACCAGCAGGCCGAGGAGGCGGTCGATGCCGGCCTGTCCCCAGCCCCGCGCTTCGAGCGCATGCTCCAGCGGCACCAGAGCGAACAGGAGGAAGGCAGCGCCGCCGGCAAAGCCGAAACAGCCCAGGAACAGCAAGGTCATCAGCCACTTGCGCCCGCGGCCGAGAGCGGGGCCGCGCGCCGTGGCTTTGGAACCCGATGGAGTGCCGCGTTGTGCCATGCTTCGCCCGCCGGCGCGGAAAGCGTGCGCCGGGGGCATCATGATACTAGAGGCTGGAAACCTGTTGCCAAAGGCCCCGGCGACGCGAAACAATGCCGTTCCCACTCTCCCAGGGAAAGAAGCGACCGATGAGCACCAGTCCGAAGCCGGCGCCGGAGGAGCGCAAGTCCGCCACTGTGGCCCTGTTCGGCCTGGAGGAGCCGGCGGCAGGCATCTTGCGCGATTGCTTCCGCCAGTTTGGCATCCGGACGGAAGCCGTGGTGGGAGACCCGGTGGAGCGCCTGCAGCGACAGAAATTCGAGGCCTGCGCGCTGCGGCTGAACGAAGATGCGGAGGCCATCCTGAAGGCGGCGCGCGGCTCGCCCTCGAACCGCCGCATCGTGGTGTATGGCCTGAGCCGCAGCCCGGAAGAGGCCATCCGCTACTCCAAGTACGGCGTGAATGCCATGTTGCAGGAGCCGGTGGACCGTCAGTCGGTGCTGAAGGTGGTGCGGGCCACGCACCTGCTGGTCATCAACGAACTGCGCATTTACGTGCGTGTTCCCGTGTTCACCGAGGTCGCTCTGGAACGCGCGGGCCGTAAGTGCACCGCCTCCACCCTGGAAGTGAGCGCCGGAGGCATGTCGATGCGCTGCGCCGAGAAGCTCGCCATGGGGGAGGCCGTCGACGTGAGCTTCACGCTGCCGGGAGAGAAGCCCTTGAAGCTGGGCGCCACGGTGGTGTGGCGGCGCGATCCTGATGTCGTGGGCCTGCGCTTCGAGCCCACTGACGAGCGCCGCATCACCGTGCGCCAGTGGATCGATACCTACCTGGGTATCGGCTGAGAAAATCACGTACACTCAGAGCGGAATGGCCACCGTCGTACTGGACCGCGTCCGCAAGGCGTTTGACCGCTTCGTGGCGGTGGACGACCTCGCCTTCTCCATCGCGCCCGGGACCATCCACGGGCTGCTGGGGCCGAACGGCGCCGGCAAGACCACCACGCTGCGCATGATCCTGGGCATCCTGGTGCCGGATTCGGGGGAAGTGCGTCTTTTCGACGAACCGTTCCGGCGCGAGCACCTGCGGCGCATCGGGTACTTGCCCGAAGAACGCGGCCTCTACAAGCGCATGAAGGTGCTGGACCAGTTGCGCTTCCTGGGCGAAGTGAAAGGACTGGCGGGCGAGGAAGCGGCACGGCGCGCGCGGCAATGGTGTGAGCGTCTGGCCATCGCAGACTGGCTGCCGCGCAAGGTCGAAGAGCTTTCCAAGGGGATGCAGCAGAAGGTGCAGTTCGTGGCGGCGCTGCTGCACGACCCGGAATTCGTCATCCTGGACGAGCCTTTCGCCGGCATGGATCCGGTGAACACCGCCATGTTGAAGGACGTGCTGGTGGAGCTGAAGAATGCCGGCCGCACCATCCTGTTCTCCACCCATCGCATGGAGCAGATCGAGCGCCTGTGCGACACGATCTGCCTGTTGCACCGCGGACGTGCCGTGCTGCAGGGAGACCTGAAGCGGATCAAGGCCGGCTACGGGCGGAACATGGTGCACGTGAGCTATGAGGGCGCAGCCGCGTTCCTGACCGGCAACGGCGTGGTGGAATCGTTCAACGACTACGGCAATTACGCCGAAGTGCGGCTCAAGGCGGGCGCCGACGCGCACGAGTTCCTGAAGCTGGTGGCCGCGAGCTGCCGCGTGAGCCGCTTCGAGCTGGTGGAACCCTCGCTGGAGCAGATCTTCCTGGAGGTGGTGGGGAAGGCCGATGCGTAACGTGTGGCTCGTCCTGAAGCGCGAGTACCGGGCCTGGGTGCTCACGCGCGCCTTCTGGTTCACCACCCTGCTGATGCCGCTGCTGGTCTCGCTGCTGCTGGTGCTCCCTGCGAAGCTGGCCAGCTACCGGCTGGAGGCGCGGCGCAGCATCGTGGTGGTGACGTCGCGGGCGGAGTTCGGGGAAATGCTGCGCCAGCAGCTCACCGAGGTGGACGAGAGCAATCCCACAGCGGTGAAGTTCCAGGTGCGCGTGAGCACCCAGGCGACCGAGGCGGAGCGGGAGTCGCTGCGCGCGCAGGTGGCCGCCGGCACCATCGACGGCTACCTGTGGGCCACCGACGACGCTCTGGCCGAGCGCAAGGCGCTCTACATCTCGCGGGGCGTGGGCGACTTCATGGAGTGGGGCGGGCTGCGCGTCGCGCTGCAGGTGGCGATGATGCGCGAGGAGCTTCGACGGCAGGGCGCCGGCGCCGTCGACATGCAGGAACTGCTTCGCCCCTTCGAGCTGCAGACCGTCCGCGTGGAGCAGGGAACGGAGCGGCGCTGGAGCGGCCGCGGCATGGTCATCATGACAGTTCTTCTGGTGACCTCGCTGTACGGCGTAGTGCTGATGTACGGCGTCATCCTGATGCGCTCGGTGCTGGAGGAGAAGGCGTCGCGCATCGTCGAGGTGCTGCTCTCTTCCATCTCTTCGCGCGAGCTGATGGCGGGCAAGATCCTGGGCGTGGGCTGCGTGGGCATGACGCAGATGGGCATCTGGGCGCTGATGGGCGTGGCCGTGCTGGTGCCGGCCATGGCCAAGTGGAAGGACATCACCCTGCAAGTGCCGGCCAGCGCGGCGCTCTTCTTCCCGGTCTTCTTCGTGCTCGGATATCTGCTGTATGCGGGATTGTGGGCGGTGCTGGCCGCCATCACCAACTCCGAGCAGGAAGCCTACCAGTTGCAGACGCTGGTGATGCTGCCGCTGCTGGTCTCCATCGTGCTGGTGTTCTTCGTCATCCGCCGGCCGGACGCCACGGTTTCCATCTGGCTCTCCATGGTGCCCTTTTTTGCGCCGCTGCTGATGTACGTGCGCATCCTGGTGGAGATTCCGCCGGCGTGGCAGATCGCCCTTTGCCTGACTCTGCTGACGGCTACCACCTGGGGGCTGCTGACGCTGTGCGCGCGCATCTACCGTATCGGCATCCTGATGTACGGCAAGCGGCCTACCTTGGCGGAAGTGTGGCGATGGACGAAGTACGCGTGAGCGCCGCCGCCGCGGCGCCGCAGGAGAAGCCGCAGACGGGAGTCCGGTTCACGGCGTGGCAGCGCTTCGTGATTTGGCTGGCCACGTGGGCGGGCACGCTCGCCATTCGCCTGATTGCACCGACGCTGCGCTGGTCGGTCTCCATCGAGGAGGGCGGGCCGCCGGAAGGAAACGTCCGCCCGGCCATCTACGTCTTCTGGCATCGCTGCGTGTTCGTGGCCACCTGGCACTTCCGCCGGCGTGAGATCGCGGTGATGACCAGTCAGAGCTTCGACGGCGAGTACATCGCTCGCATCATCGAGAAGTTCGGCTATGGCGCGGTGCGGGGATCGAGCTCGCGTGGCGCGGTGCGGGCGCTGCTGGGCATGCACCGCGAGATCGACCAGGGGCGCACCGTGGCCTTCACCATCGACGGCCCGCGCGGGCCGCGCTACGTGGCCAAGCCGGGGCCGGTGCTGCTGGCGCGCAACACCGGCGTGCCCGTCATGTGCTTCCACATCGCGCTCGAGGATCCGTGGATCCTGCCTTCATGGGACCAGTTCATGATTCCCAAGCCCTTCTCGCGGGCCCTGGTACGTATTGGGCGGCTCATCGATGTACCGGCGGACGCCGATTCGGCCGCCCTCGAGCGCTATCACGCCGAAATGCAGGCTACGCTCGACCGCATCCGCGAGTTCGCGGAGCAGAACGTCGCGCGGGCGCGTTGACAGCTTTCCTCATCCCGACTACAGTCTTGGTCGTTGACGGACGCTGTTCGGTCCGCCTGTTCTTTCTCAATCCGGGTTCGCGCGTCCCCGCCGCTGGGCGGGGACTGGGAAGCGGGTGAGAATCCCGCGCTGCCGCGCAACTGTAAGCGAGCGCTGTCGCGGCCGAGTCACTGTGGGGATGTTGTCCATGGGAAGGCCGGCCGCATGAAGGGATGCTGATTGCGGCATCCGAACTCGCAAAGCCAGGAGACCGGCGCGAAGCCGCCCTATCAACCTCTTTCGCGTGCAAAGGAGGATTCGATGCCGCTTCGTGGTTTCCTGGTGGTTCCGGTCTTGCTGGGCGCATGGGTGTGCGCCCCGGCTGAGCAACTCACGGTTCGCGTAGTCGATCCGCATGGCGCTGCAGTCGGCGGCGCGCGCGTGACGCTGTACAAACAAGAGAGCTCCACGGCGGTGGCCGTGCAGGCCACCAGCGCGCAGGGCGCAGCGGTGTTCGCGCAAGTCCCTGCCGGCGCATATCGCGTGGAAGTTCTGGCGGCAGGCTTTGCCGCATACGAAGGCGCAGTCGAGATTCCGCGCGATGCCGGGCACCAGGCGCAACTGGCGGTGGCCGGGCGCGCGGAGACGGTGGTGGTTACGGCGTCGGGAACGCCTTTGCCCGCCGCCGAGTCCGGAGCGCCGGTTGCGATCCTTGACCGCGCAACCCTCGAGGTGATGCAGCCCACGGCGGAGAGCGAGGCGTTGCGCTTTCTGCCCGGGGCCGTAGTCAGTACAGCCGGGCGGCGGGGCGGCATCGCCTCGCTGTTCGTGCGCGGCGGCGACTCGCGCTACAACAAGGTCCTGGTGGATGGCGTTCCGGTGGCCGAACCGGGCGGAACGTTCGACTTCGGCGTGGTGCCGCTGCAGGAAGCCGAACGGTTGGAGTTCGTGCGCGGCGCGGTGGCAACTCTCTACGGCTCCGACGCCATGACCAGCGTGGTGGAAGTGTTCTCCGCCACGGGGCACACGCGGACTCCGGAACTGCGCTTGGGCGCTGACGGGGGGCATTTCTCCACGGCGCACGGGTATGCGTCGCTGGCGGGCGCGCGGGGCCGTCTGGACTTGAACCTGTTCGCCGATGAGTTCCACACGCAAGGCGAGGGAGTGAACGACGAGTACGGCAACTCGTCACAGGGAGGGAACATCGGCGTGGTGCTTTCGCCGCGGGTCTTCTTCCGGCTGCGGGCGCGGCATTCCAACAACCGTTCCGGCGTGCAGGGCGCGTGGAACTTCAATGGAGAGCCATTGGCGTCGCCGGACATCGACCAGTTCGCGCGCCAAAGGAATTTCCTGGCCTCGGCGGAGCTGGTGGTTGCCGCGCCGGCGCGCTGGCAGCATCGGCTGCGCGGCTACGAGTACAACCACAAGCGCCTGAACGAAGATAACGTGGCCGACCGCGGCTGCGACGTAGTGGCCTTCGACTTCACCGACTGCTTCTTTTCCGCCTTCACCAACATCAACCGCGCCGGATTCAGCTATCAGGGCGAGTACGCCCCGCGGGCCTGGCTGCGCACCACTTTCGGCTACGAGTTCGAGGACGAGAACGGCGCGCTGGACTCGCAGTTCCTCACTCTCGATTTCGCGACGTTCACGCCGGCGCTCGGCACCAGCCACACGCGGGGGCTACGGCGGAACCATGCGCTGTACGCGGAGCAGGTGTTCACACGCGGCAGGTTCGCCGCCGTCTACGGCTTCCGCTATGCGCATAATGAGAGCTTCGGTGACCGGGTGGTGCCGCGCGTCTCGGTGAGCGTGCTGGCGCTTCACGGGGGCCAGGCGCTTTCCGGCACGCGGTTGCGCTTCGCCTACGGGGAAGGCATCAAGGCGCCGCGCTTCGAGGAGAGTTTCGGCTTCACCGGGACCTTTCCTACGTTGCCCAATCCCGACCTGAAGGCAGAGGAGAACCGCTCGCTCGAGGGCGGCTTCGAGCAGGGTTTTGCGAACAACCGATTCGCTCTGAGCGCGACGTACTTCCATAACCTGTTTCGCAACCAGATCAACTTCGTCATCGATCCGGTGACTTTCCAGAGCCAGTACGTGAATGTGAACCGCGCGTTTGCGCAAGGCGCGGAAGTCGAAGTGCACGGGCGGCTGCGGCGCGACCTGACGCTGGACGCCGCGTATGTCTACACTTCGACCCAGGTGCTGGAGGCTCCGTTCGGGCCGCAGCCGGAGGGAGCGCAGTTGTTGCGACGCCCGCGGCACCTGGGCTCGCTGCGGCTTACCTACCTGGCGCGACGCTGGGGCGGCAACCTGGGCGGGAGCTTCGTGGGGCGGCGTCCCGATTCGGATTTCTTCACGGCTTCCACAGCCGTAGACCACGCCGCCGGCTACGCGCGCGTGGACGTGGGCGGCTGGTACGCCGTGCACCCGCGGGTGACTCTGTACGCCAATGTCGAGAACCTGCTCGACCGGGACTACAACGAAGTGGTGGGCTATCCGGCCCTGGGA is part of the Terriglobales bacterium genome and harbors:
- a CDS encoding PilZ domain-containing protein; this translates as MSTSPKPAPEERKSATVALFGLEEPAAGILRDCFRQFGIRTEAVVGDPVERLQRQKFEACALRLNEDAEAILKAARGSPSNRRIVVYGLSRSPEEAIRYSKYGVNAMLQEPVDRQSVLKVVRATHLLVINELRIYVRVPVFTEVALERAGRKCTASTLEVSAGGMSMRCAEKLAMGEAVDVSFTLPGEKPLKLGATVVWRRDPDVVGLRFEPTDERRITVRQWIDTYLGIG
- a CDS encoding ATP-binding cassette domain-containing protein, encoding MATVVLDRVRKAFDRFVAVDDLAFSIAPGTIHGLLGPNGAGKTTTLRMILGILVPDSGEVRLFDEPFRREHLRRIGYLPEERGLYKRMKVLDQLRFLGEVKGLAGEEAARRARQWCERLAIADWLPRKVEELSKGMQQKVQFVAALLHDPEFVILDEPFAGMDPVNTAMLKDVLVELKNAGRTILFSTHRMEQIERLCDTICLLHRGRAVLQGDLKRIKAGYGRNMVHVSYEGAAAFLTGNGVVESFNDYGNYAEVRLKAGADAHEFLKLVAASCRVSRFELVEPSLEQIFLEVVGKADA
- a CDS encoding ABC transporter permease; the encoded protein is MRNVWLVLKREYRAWVLTRAFWFTTLLMPLLVSLLLVLPAKLASYRLEARRSIVVVTSRAEFGEMLRQQLTEVDESNPTAVKFQVRVSTQATEAERESLRAQVAAGTIDGYLWATDDALAERKALYISRGVGDFMEWGGLRVALQVAMMREELRRQGAGAVDMQELLRPFELQTVRVEQGTERRWSGRGMVIMTVLLVTSLYGVVLMYGVILMRSVLEEKASRIVEVLLSSISSRELMAGKILGVGCVGMTQMGIWALMGVAVLVPAMAKWKDITLQVPASAALFFPVFFVLGYLLYAGLWAVLAAITNSEQEAYQLQTLVMLPLLVSIVLVFFVIRRPDATVSIWLSMVPFFAPLLMYVRILVEIPPAWQIALCLTLLTATTWGLLTLCARIYRIGILMYGKRPTLAEVWRWTKYA
- a CDS encoding lysophospholipid acyltransferase family protein, giving the protein MDEVRVSAAAAAPQEKPQTGVRFTAWQRFVIWLATWAGTLAIRLIAPTLRWSVSIEEGGPPEGNVRPAIYVFWHRCVFVATWHFRRREIAVMTSQSFDGEYIARIIEKFGYGAVRGSSSRGAVRALLGMHREIDQGRTVAFTIDGPRGPRYVAKPGPVLLARNTGVPVMCFHIALEDPWILPSWDQFMIPKPFSRALVRIGRLIDVPADADSAALERYHAEMQATLDRIREFAEQNVARAR
- a CDS encoding TonB-dependent receptor, which produces MPLRGFLVVPVLLGAWVCAPAEQLTVRVVDPHGAAVGGARVTLYKQESSTAVAVQATSAQGAAVFAQVPAGAYRVEVLAAGFAAYEGAVEIPRDAGHQAQLAVAGRAETVVVTASGTPLPAAESGAPVAILDRATLEVMQPTAESEALRFLPGAVVSTAGRRGGIASLFVRGGDSRYNKVLVDGVPVAEPGGTFDFGVVPLQEAERLEFVRGAVATLYGSDAMTSVVEVFSATGHTRTPELRLGADGGHFSTAHGYASLAGARGRLDLNLFADEFHTQGEGVNDEYGNSSQGGNIGVVLSPRVFFRLRARHSNNRSGVQGAWNFNGEPLASPDIDQFARQRNFLASAELVVAAPARWQHRLRGYEYNHKRLNEDNVADRGCDVVAFDFTDCFFSAFTNINRAGFSYQGEYAPRAWLRTTFGYEFEDENGALDSQFLTLDFATFTPALGTSHTRGLRRNHALYAEQVFTRGRFAAVYGFRYAHNESFGDRVVPRVSVSVLALHGGQALSGTRLRFAYGEGIKAPRFEESFGFTGTFPTLPNPDLKAEENRSLEGGFEQGFANNRFALSATYFHNLFRNQINFVIDPVTFQSQYVNVNRAFAQGAEVEVHGRLRRDLTLDAAYVYTSTQVLEAPFGPQPEGAQLLRRPRHLGSLRLTYLARRWGGNLGGSFVGRRPDSDFFTASTAVDHAAGYARVDVGGWYAVHPRVTLYANVENLLDRDYNEVVGYPALGVNLRAGMRFRIGGE